The Sporomusaceae bacterium DNA segment TGGATTCTTCAACGGTGATGACGCCGTCTTTGCCGACTTTTTCCATGGCTTCGGCGATGAGTTTGCCGATTTCTTCGTCAGCGGCCGAGATGGAAGCGACCTGGGCGATGGCTTCTTTGGTCTCTACCTTTTTGGCGTTCTTCTTGATTTCTTCGACGACGGCGGCGACGGCTTTTTCGATGCCCTTCTTGAGGATCATCGGGTTGGCGCCGGCGGCGACGTTGCGCATACCTTCGCGGATCATGGCCTGGGCCAGCAGGGTGGCGGTGGTGGTGCCGTCGCCGGCGACGTCGTTGGTCTTGGTGGCGACTTCTTTGACAAGCTGGGCGCCCATATTCTCGAACGGGTCTTCGAGGTCGATCTCGCGGGCGATGGTGACGCCGTCATTGGTAATGGTCGGCGCGCCGAATTTCTTGTCAAGCACTACGTTGCGGCCTTTGGGGCCGAGGGTCACTTTTACGGTATTGGCCAGCGCGTTGACGCCCTTTTCAAGAGCGCGACGAGCTTCTTCGTCAAAAATAATCTGCTTCGCCATTTCTTTTCTTTACCCCCTTATATTACTCAACAATCGCCAGGACGTCCCGCTCGCTGAGGATAAGATAATCCTGGCCGTCGATTTTGACTTCGGTGCCGGCATATTTGGAGAAGATGACCTTGTCGCCTTCCTTGACGTCGAGCGCGATGCGCTGACCGTTGTCAAGCACTTTACCGGTGCCGACCGCCACGATTTTGCCCTCCTGGGGCTTCTCTTTGGCGGTGTCGGGAAGTACGATGCCGCTCTTGGTTTTCTCTTCCTTCTCGAGGACTTTGATGACTACTCTGTCGCCTAATGGCTTGATCATGTGGAAAAAACCTCCTTCTGTATTTGTATTGGTATGTATTCTTGTTGTTAGCACTCACCACCGGCGAGTGCTAATTCCATAAATTATGATATATAATTTGCGGCGGAAAATCAAGAGCAGAAGCGGCTAAAATCGGCATTTTTTAAAACATTTTTTGGCCCGTGCGGAACATCTCTGGTATTTTCTTCGCCCCACGGTTATTTTATGCATGCGGGAGAGGGCTTAGGCGTTGTCCCGCAGGGCGGTGGATAAAGCAAAACCAGCTTGCCGAGAAAGCTCCAGATGCAAGGCGTACCGGAAGAGCGCTTGCTAGCGTACTCGATCGTACGCTAGCAAGCGCTCTGAGGAGCAACGCCGCAGATGGGGCTTTATCGACAAGCTGGCGGCAGGGTCAAGCCCTGCCGGTTGTCTTTCTGCTGATTAGCCAGTAGGCCAGTACCGCCACGAGGGCGGTGAGGATGATGTTGGTCCAGGCGGCGGCGGCGAACTGGTCTGGCAGAGGCAGCCGGGGATGGGTGAAGAGGATGTAGTCGAAGAAGTCGTTGACTGCCAGCCACAGTACGGTTAGCGCGGCCGGCACCGCCGCCCGGGGCAGCCGCCCCATGTAGACCAGCCCTTGGAGCGCCATGCCGCCGTGGCTGAAGTAGAGCATCCAGTCTTCGATGCCGGGCTGGGTCCCCTGAGCGAGAAGATACTGGCTGATGATTGCGGTGGTCCACAGGCCGTATTTGACTACTCCCAGCACGCCAGCCCAGGCCAGGAAGGTCTGTCCGGGGCCGAGGCGCTCCACCCGTCCGGTCGCCAGCCACCAGACGTAGATGCCGAAGAGGGCGGCATGCCCTGGCGAGTCGGGAACTAGCGGCAGGAGGTACCACGGCGTGTCGAGGAGCTGTTCCCAGTACCAGACGACGCCCCAGACGGTGCCGGCGGCGTTGACGGCGACGAGAGCGAGCAGGAACCAGCGCCGGTAGAAGAGTGCCATCATTTCCCCGCCCTCAGATCCCGCGCCGGCACGCCGCCATAGAAGGAGTGGGGCGGGATGTCGCGGTTGACGAGCGTCATGGCGGAGACGACCGCGCCCTCGCCGATGACCACTCCGGGCAAAATGGTGCAGTTGGCGCCGATGACGACGTCCTTTTCGATGATGATTTTGCCCTTGCGCCATTCGTCTTTGAGGAATTCGTGGCCGAGGAGGGTGGTGTTGTAGCCGATGATGACGTTGTCGCCGATGTCGATGGTTTCAGGGAAGAATATGTCCAGCATGACCATGAGGCCGACGGAGGCGTTTTTGCCGATTTTGACCCCCAGGAGACGGTAGAGGAAGTTTTTTACGTGGAAGGAGGGGGAAATCCGGCCGAGGGAGATGATGGTGAAGTTCCAGATTACCCGGAGGGGGCTGACCGCGTCGGGCCAGAACCGCAGTGAGTTTTTACCGGCGACGGGATGTACTTCGTAACGACGTTTCATACGATTCCCTCTTTAGGCTTCTTAATTACCGCTGCCGCTATTTTTTGGTGGCGGCTTCGACGATCGCCTCGGCCACTTCTCTGATCGATTTGCGCTTGGACATGCTGTATTGCTGGATGCGGCGGTAGGCTTCGCTTTCGTTGAGGTTATAGGCGTCCATGAGGATGCCTTTGGCCCGGTCGAGGATCTTGCGTGTTTCGAGGGAATTTTTTACTTCTTCCAATTCGCGCTCTAGCTCGGCGAACTCCTGAAACCGCGACAAAGCTATTTCGATGGCCGGGAAAAGGTTGGCTTCTTTGACCGGCTTGACGAGGTACGCGAGTACGCCGGAATCTTTGGCCTTTTCGACGATTTCCTTCTGGCTGAAGGCGGTAAGGAGCAGCACGGGGGCGATTTTTTCGTTGGAAATGATTTTGGCGGCGGTAATGCCGTCCATCTCGGGCATCTTGATGTCCATGACGACGAGGTCGGGCTTGTGGCGGCGGGTCAGTTCGATAGCCTTGACGCCGTCGGCCGCTTCGCCGACGACGGTGTGACCCGCTTCTTCGAGGAGTTCCTTGAGATCCATGCGGATTATCGATTCGTTGTCGGCGATGACGATTCGTAAGGGTTGCATGTTATCCTCCCTCCGTGCTGCACGGTACGATTATGCTTGCCCTGGTCCCGTTCCGCGAGTGCAGCCGGAACGTGCCGCCAAGGTCGTTTTCGACGAGGGTTCTGATGATTTGCAGGCCGAGGCTGTTGGACTCTTTCTGGCCAAAATCGGGCGGCAGGCCGATGCCGTTGTCCCAGATGTCGATCTGGTAGATGTCTTTGAGGGCAAGGATTTCTACGCCGATGACTCCTTCGCGCCGGCCGACGAAGCCGTGCTCGATGGAGTTCTGGATGAGCTCGTTGATCGCCAGGGCCAGACTTATCGCCTTGTCGGACGGCAGGACCATCCGCTGACCGTTGAATACCGTCTGGACGTTGAAGTCGGGCTCGAGCATGTTTTCGATGACAAGGTCGAGGATGTTTTTGGCGACTTCGGATACGTCGATGAATTCGGCGTCCTGCTGGGAGAGGAATTCATGGACGACCGAGATGCTGAGGATGCGGTTGACGCTTTCGCGCAGGGCCGCCTTGACTTCGGCCGAAGGGGTGCGGCGCGCCTGGAGCCTGAGAAGGCTGGCGATGGTCTGAAGGTTGTTTTTTACCCGGTGATGGATTTCCTGGATGACCGCCGATTTTATGAGGAGCTCTTTTTCTTTTTTCTTGACTTCCGTGATGTCGGCGACGATCATGACGGTGCGCACGGTCTGCCCGCCACGGACGATGGGGATGGCCCGCTGGGCAAGGATGACGTTGCCGATTTCGAGCTCGCTTTCCTGTGGCTGGCGGGTGCTGGCGGCCTTGAGGGCAAGCCGGAGGTTGACCTGGCGGTCGTAGACGCGGCGGCCGATGATGCGCCCGACGCCGAAGAGTTTGTAGATGCTGGCGGCGGCGGTGTTGGCGTATACGACCCGCCCGCGGTCGTCGAGGATGATGATGCCTTCGCGGGCCGAAAGCGGGCGGTAGACGGTGCCGGCGGCGACGCGGGCCGAGGTCAGGAACTGAAAGGCTGTTTCGATGAGGATACTGTGGTCGCCGGCGGCGTCGTCCTCAATGCCGGATTCGAAGCTTACGGCGGCGACTGTTTGGCCGGCGGCGTCAGCCACGGGAAAGGTCTGCATGGCGAGCACTTCCATGCCGAGCGCCCATTCCCGCTCGCCGCTGATGTGTTCGCCGGTGGTGATGGTCCGCCATATCAGAGGTTCTTCGGTGGCGCTGACCGTCGTGCCGAGGAGGTTGGGCCTGTATTGGATGAAGCTGGTGTGGGGCTTGGCCTGGGCGATTATGACCAGGAAGGCGGCCTCACGGGCTCTGGCGTATACGGTGACCTGGGCGTGAGCGAGGTCGGCGGCGATTTGCAGGCCGTCGGCGACGACTTCCAGCGCCTCAATCTGTTCCGCGGTCAGGGCGGTTGTTTTTCGGCAGACGTCGCCGACGATACCCATAGAAACCTCCAGCGGCGTATTAAGTTTGATAGTATTCCACCTCGGTGGGCGAAAATCCTGTTTTGCGGCGGTAATTTATCGGCCGGCACGACAAAGCCGGCCGCACTGTCCCCATGGGGAAATGCAGGCCGGCGAACTTGCCATCGATAGAGAATATGCGACATTTCCCTCGACACATTCGGACATATAAGAATACTGTTCGCTATTTTTTATACCCATAAGTGCGTGACCGACAAGTCATCCCAGGGTTATCAACACAATTCACAGGTTTATCCACAGAAAACAGCGTTGCTATTCGTCATTTTTTTACATTTTAGCCACTTTATCCACAATTGTAGGATAATTCCTTTTCCACATCAGTAGCGTCGTTCTCCCAGCCTGAGGGACGGTACGGCGTTGAGGCTGAGCCCCGCCCAGTGACCGGCAAGGTGCTGGTAGTGGGCGCGGCAGGCGATCATGGCGGCGTTGTCGGTGCAGTAGACAGGCGGGGGGTAGTGGAGCGTCATGTTGTATTCGGCGCACCGGGCGGCGAGGTCGGCGCGCAGACGGCCGTTGGCCGCCACCCCGCCTGCCAGGACGACATTGCCGATGCCGGCGTCTCTGGCCGCTTGCACGGTTTTTGCGACGAGAACGTCGACGACCGCGGCCTGGAAGCTGGCGGCGACGTCGGCTTCGTTTATTGCCTCGCCACGCTGGCGGGCGACGTTGAGGTGGTTGAGGACCGCGGATTTGAGACCGCTGAAGCTAAATTCCAAGCCTGCGCCGCTCAGGGCGCGAGGGAAAGCGATCGCCTCAGGGTCGCCTTCCGTAGCCAATTTTTCGATCTCCGGGCCGCCGGGGTACGGCAGCCTGAGAACCCGGGCCACTTTGTCGAAGGCTTCGCCGGCGGCGTCGTCGCGCGTCTGCCCCAGGAGGCGAAAGCGGTTGTAGTCGGCAAGCTCGACCAGCGAGGTGTGGCCGCCGGATACGACGAGGGCGATGAGCGGGGGGGCGAGTTCGGGGTCGGCGAGAAAGTTGGCGAAGATGTGGCCCTCGAGGTGGTTGACGCCGATAAGCGGTTTGCCGGCGGCAAAAGACAGGGCTTTGGCAGCGGCAACGCCGACAAGCAGCGCGCCCACCAGCCCCGGTCCGTAGGTCACGCCGATGGCGTCGATGTCGGCCAGTTTCACGCCGGCGTCAATGAGTGCCTGGTGGACGACCGGCATGACGTTTTCGATGTGCTTGCGGGAGGCGAGCTCTGGCACGACACCGCCGTAGCGCTGGTGCAGATCAACTTGGGAAGATATGATGTTCGACAGGACTGTCCGTCCGTCGGCTACAACGGCCGCCGATGTTTCGTCGCAGCTTGTCTCCAGGCCGAGTATCAGGGTCAAGGGCTAAACGCTCCTTTTTGGTAGTAATATTTACAATGTATCCGCAAAAATTAAAAGTGCACAATAGTAATGGGCATGAAAACAAGATTGCCCGAGAAAGGGGGGAATTAAATGGCACGCTCGAGAAAACCCGTGAATCCTGCCGCCGAAAACGCTCTTGACTCGATGAAGTTCGAAATCGCTTCCGAGCTGGGTATTGCCGAGCGCGTTCGTTCCCAGGGCTGGAACACTATGACCTCGGCCGACTGCGGTCGCGTTGGCGGTCATATGGTCCGCAAGATGATTGAGCAATATGAATCGAATAACCTCACCTAAGGGTTCCAAGGGGCGGCTACGGCCGCCCCTTTATATTGGGGTTGTAACACCGGGCGGGGCGCCGGCATATCTTATAGCACAATCACCCCTTAGCCACGTCAAGTGGCTCCTTTTTTTGCCTACAGTTTGTCCCGCCACATTATGACGGCGTCTTCTTTGGTGTCGGTGTAGTAGCCGGGCCGGACGCCCCTGGCTTCGAAACCAAGTTTGCTGTAAAGGCGCCGGGCGGCGTTGTTGGACGGCCTGACTTCGAGGGTCATGCGGGCTGCTCCCAGAGCCTTTGCAATCATGCACAGCGCGCCCATAAGCCTCGATCCCAGCCCCCGGCCGCGGAAGGCCGGCAGCAGGGCAACGTTGGTGACGTGGGCTTCGTCGAGGATTACCCACATGCCGGCGTAGCCGACGACCTGGCCTTCGGCTTCGGCGACAAGATAGCAGGCGAGGTCGTTGTCTTCGATCTCGGCGACGAACGCCGTCCGGGACCAGGGGGTGACAAACGACGATTCTTCCACCGTAAGCACGGCATCTATGTCGGCCAGTTCCATTGCGCGGATGTTCAGCTCGGTCGGCAGATCTGACGTTTCTCCCATAATTCCTCCGCTTCCGACCGTCTGATGTATAATGGCTCGACGCCCATTACGTCGTGGCGTTCGCCCGCAGCGAGAAGCCTGGCGCCAAGCAGGGCGACGCTGCCGGCCCGCGGCATGGCGACGTGAGGCGCGGCAATGGCGATTCCTGCCTGGCGGAATGTGTCGGCGTAGAGCTCGGCCGCTTCGCCGAGGAGCAGCACTGGCTCGGGTCGTGCGGACAGCAGGGCGGCGGCGGCTTCATGGGTCATAACCGCCGGCGGCGTCACTTCGTCGAGACTGCCGCCCCGCCACCGGTAGAGGGCTATATAGATGTTGCCTTTTTGGGCATCCATGGTCGGCGCGAGAACTGCTCCGGGCACGGGACAGCCGTAGGCCAGCGCGGCCAGGGTGGGAACGCCGATTATCGGGATGTTGAGGGCGTAAGCCAGGGCTTTGGCGGTCGCCAGACCAATCCTCAGGCCGGTGAACGACCCCGGACCAATGCTGACAGCGATGGCGCCGACGGCGGATTTGTCCGTGTCGGCCAGAGCCAGGAGTTGTTCGATGTGGGGCATCAGTCGTTCGGAGTGGGTTTTCTTCGTCTGGATGGTCAGCTCGGCCAGCAGCCTTTCGGGGGTGGCAAGGGCCACGCTCGATACCAGCGTGGCGGTGTCCAGGGCCAGTATCAGCATTTGTCGCTCAGCTCCTCGCACAGGAGGCGGTACCGCCCGCCCGTCGGCGTCAGTTGGATGATGCGGTCGCTTTCCCCGGCGCCGCCTGTCAGTTCGATGAGAAGATGCTCATCCGGCATGGCGGCGGGGAACTTGTCCGCCCATTCGATGACGGCGACGCCGTCAGCCCCGGCATAGTCAGCGAAGCCGATATCGTCCAGTTGGTTTTCGTTGTCCATCCGGTAGAGGTCGAAGTGATAGAGGGGCAGGCGACCGGTTTCGTATACCTGCAGGATGGTGAAGGTCGGGCTGGTTACGTCGTCGCCGATGCCGAGGCCGGCGGCGATACCCTTGACGAGAAGGGTTTTGCCGGCCCCCAGGTCACCGGTCAGGCAAAGAACGTCGCCGGCCGCCAGCAACCGGCCGAGGGTGCGGCCGCAGGTGAATGTAGCGGCAGGTGCGCAGGTTTTTATTGTCAGCATGGTTGCTCCCTTTAGCGAAAGTGATTGTAGCCGCGGGGTTCGAGGGGTCGGGCTACGCCGCAGGCGACAAGCGCTACCCCTTGTTCCTGGCCGGTGACTTCGCCGACGACCGTCAGGCCGCCACGATAAGTGATCTGTTCAAACTTTTCCGGGCCGATGGTGAACACCAGCTCGAAGTCTTCGCCGCCGAACAGGGCGTAGTCGAGCGGCTGGCGGCCGAACAGGGCCGCCGCTTCGACAAGCTGTGGGGAAAGGGGTATACGGTCGGCGTAGATTTTTATCCCGACCCCGCCGGCTTTGGCGAGTTCGTTGGCCTCGCTGGCCAGGCCGTCGCTTATGTCGTCGGCGCTGGCGGCGCCCCAGGCTGCCAGTCTCAGACCGGTGGCGATCTGCGGACGCGGCGTGAGGTGGGCGGTGACGAGCGGCCAGGCGAATTCGTGCTCCTCCCAGCCGGGGGTGCGCAGCAGGTCAAGGCCGCAGGCCGAGTCGCCGAGGGTGCCGGTGACCACGACAAGGTCGCCGGGACGGGATCCTGAGCGCTTCAAGAGTCCTGCTGGCGCCACTTCGCCGGTGACGGCGGCGTTGACGACCAGGCCGCTGGGGCTGGCGACGGTGTCGCCGCCGATGATGTTGACGGCGAACTCGCGGCAGATTTCTTTCATTCCCTGATATAGGTCGACGACGAACTCCACCGGCAGGTGCGCAGGCAGGCCGACCGAGACTACGGCTTGCCTGGGACGGCCGCCCATGGCGGCGATATCGCTGAGGTTGACGGCGATCGCCTTGTACCCGAGCTGCCAGGGCGTTGTTTTATCGAGCAGGAAGTGGACGTTTTCGACCAGCATGTCGGTGGTTATCAGCTGTAAGAGGCCCGGCCCCGGGCGGTACGCGGCGGCATCGTCGCCGATTCCCACCACGACGTCGGCCGGCT contains these protein-coding regions:
- the groES gene encoding co-chaperone GroES; translation: MIKPLGDRVVIKVLEKEEKTKSGIVLPDTAKEKPQEGKIVAVGTGKVLDNGQRIALDVKEGDKVIFSKYAGTEVKIDGQDYLILSERDVLAIVE
- a CDS encoding DUF1405 domain-containing protein produces the protein MALFYRRWFLLALVAVNAAGTVWGVVWYWEQLLDTPWYLLPLVPDSPGHAALFGIYVWWLATGRVERLGPGQTFLAWAGVLGVVKYGLWTTAIISQYLLAQGTQPGIEDWMLYFSHGGMALQGLVYMGRLPRAAVPAALTVLWLAVNDFFDYILFTHPRLPLPDQFAAAAWTNIILTALVAVLAYWLISRKTTGRA
- a CDS encoding acyltransferase produces the protein MKRRYEVHPVAGKNSLRFWPDAVSPLRVIWNFTIISLGRISPSFHVKNFLYRLLGVKIGKNASVGLMVMLDIFFPETIDIGDNVIIGYNTTLLGHEFLKDEWRKGKIIIEKDVVIGANCTILPGVVIGEGAVVSAMTLVNRDIPPHSFYGGVPARDLRAGK
- a CDS encoding response regulator, giving the protein MQPLRIVIADNESIIRMDLKELLEEAGHTVVGEAADGVKAIELTRRHKPDLVVMDIKMPEMDGITAAKIISNEKIAPVLLLTAFSQKEIVEKAKDSGVLAYLVKPVKEANLFPAIEIALSRFQEFAELERELEEVKNSLETRKILDRAKGILMDAYNLNESEAYRRIQQYSMSKRKSIREVAEAIVEAATKK
- a CDS encoding histidine kinase N-terminal domain-containing protein, encoding MGIVGDVCRKTTALTAEQIEALEVVADGLQIAADLAHAQVTVYARAREAAFLVIIAQAKPHTSFIQYRPNLLGTTVSATEEPLIWRTITTGEHISGEREWALGMEVLAMQTFPVADAAGQTVAAVSFESGIEDDAAGDHSILIETAFQFLTSARVAAGTVYRPLSAREGIIILDDRGRVVYANTAAASIYKLFGVGRIIGRRVYDRQVNLRLALKAASTRQPQESELEIGNVILAQRAIPIVRGGQTVRTVMIVADITEVKKKEKELLIKSAVIQEIHHRVKNNLQTIASLLRLQARRTPSAEVKAALRESVNRILSISVVHEFLSQQDAEFIDVSEVAKNILDLVIENMLEPDFNVQTVFNGQRMVLPSDKAISLALAINELIQNSIEHGFVGRREGVIGVEILALKDIYQIDIWDNGIGLPPDFGQKESNSLGLQIIRTLVENDLGGTFRLHSRNGTRASIIVPCSTEGG
- the tsaD gene encoding tRNA (adenosine(37)-N6)-threonylcarbamoyltransferase complex transferase subunit TsaD, whose translation is MTLILGLETSCDETSAAVVADGRTVLSNIISSQVDLHQRYGGVVPELASRKHIENVMPVVHQALIDAGVKLADIDAIGVTYGPGLVGALLVGVAAAKALSFAAGKPLIGVNHLEGHIFANFLADPELAPPLIALVVSGGHTSLVELADYNRFRLLGQTRDDAAGEAFDKVARVLRLPYPGGPEIEKLATEGDPEAIAFPRALSGAGLEFSFSGLKSAVLNHLNVARQRGEAINEADVAASFQAAVVDVLVAKTVQAARDAGIGNVVLAGGVAANGRLRADLAARCAEYNMTLHYPPPVYCTDNAAMIACRAHYQHLAGHWAGLSLNAVPSLRLGERRY
- a CDS encoding alpha/beta-type small acid-soluble spore protein, whose product is MARSRKPVNPAAENALDSMKFEIASELGIAERVRSQGWNTMTSADCGRVGGHMVRKMIEQYESNNLT
- the rimI gene encoding ribosomal protein S18-alanine N-acetyltransferase gives rise to the protein MGETSDLPTELNIRAMELADIDAVLTVEESSFVTPWSRTAFVAEIEDNDLACYLVAEAEGQVVGYAGMWVILDEAHVTNVALLPAFRGRGLGSRLMGALCMIAKALGAARMTLEVRPSNNAARRLYSKLGFEARGVRPGYYTDTKEDAVIMWRDKL
- the tsaB gene encoding tRNA (adenosine(37)-N6)-threonylcarbamoyltransferase complex dimerization subunit type 1 TsaB; this encodes MLILALDTATLVSSVALATPERLLAELTIQTKKTHSERLMPHIEQLLALADTDKSAVGAIAVSIGPGSFTGLRIGLATAKALAYALNIPIIGVPTLAALAYGCPVPGAVLAPTMDAQKGNIYIALYRWRGGSLDEVTPPAVMTHEAAAALLSARPEPVLLLGEAAELYADTFRQAGIAIAAPHVAMPRAGSVALLGARLLAAGERHDVMGVEPLYIRRSEAEELWEKRQICRPS
- the tsaE gene encoding tRNA (adenosine(37)-N6)-threonylcarbamoyltransferase complex ATPase subunit type 1 TsaE, which encodes MLTIKTCAPAATFTCGRTLGRLLAAGDVLCLTGDLGAGKTLLVKGIAAGLGIGDDVTSPTFTILQVYETGRLPLYHFDLYRMDNENQLDDIGFADYAGADGVAVIEWADKFPAAMPDEHLLIELTGGAGESDRIIQLTPTGGRYRLLCEELSDKC
- the thiL gene encoding thiamine-phosphate kinase produces the protein MMHLSEIGEFGLIDRIKEGAIVEPADVVVGIGDDAAAYRPGPGLLQLITTDMLVENVHFLLDKTTPWQLGYKAIAVNLSDIAAMGGRPRQAVVSVGLPAHLPVEFVVDLYQGMKEICREFAVNIIGGDTVASPSGLVVNAAVTGEVAPAGLLKRSGSRPGDLVVVTGTLGDSACGLDLLRTPGWEEHEFAWPLVTAHLTPRPQIATGLRLAAWGAASADDISDGLASEANELAKAGGVGIKIYADRIPLSPQLVEAAALFGRQPLDYALFGGEDFELVFTIGPEKFEQITYRGGLTVVGEVTGQEQGVALVACGVARPLEPRGYNHFR